In a genomic window of Scyliorhinus torazame isolate Kashiwa2021f chromosome 5, sScyTor2.1, whole genome shotgun sequence:
- the LOC140419149 gene encoding LOW QUALITY PROTEIN: uncharacterized protein (The sequence of the model RefSeq protein was modified relative to this genomic sequence to represent the inferred CDS: substituted 1 base at 1 genomic stop codon) yields the protein MGKLWKCRDCEKGFRSPSELEIHRRSHTGERPFTCSECGKSFTNSSNLLKHKRVHTSERPFTCSDCGKGFKSRSELEIHQRSHTGERPFTCSECGKGFAHSSNLLTHKRVHTGEKPFSCSVCGKGFSDSSTLRKHHRVHTGERPFTCSECGKGFTRSSNLVAHQQVHNGESLFTCSECGKGFSNSFNLLIHQRVHTGERPFTCTVCGKKFTHSSSVRTHQRVHTGERPFTCTLCGKRFTQSASLLAHHVTHTNERPFKCSNCESCFKIAADLRVHQRIHTEERPFSCSHCIKTFRTSSSLRKHQRIHTGERPYNCSLCGKRFNDSSALLTHQRVHTGERPFTCSQCGKGFTRSSHLLTHQQIHTGERLFTCSQCGKGFSNSFNLRTHQRVHTGQRPFTCSVCEKGFIQSSHLKTHQRVHKHTGEKPFTCSECGRGFTNSSDLLTHQRVHTGERPFTCSECGKGFCRSSTLLEHQRVHTGEKPFTCSECGKGFSRSSHLLVHKRVHTGERPFTCFECEKGFINSSKLRIHQRVHTGEWPFTCFECEKRFTDLSNLRTHQRVHTGERPFKCSECEKRFRHSSSLRIHQRVHTGEKMFVCSDCGKEFYRSASLRIHQRIHTGVRPFTCSQCWRGFSRSAHLQTHQLVHTGERPFPCSECGKGFTRLSILKTHQRIHTGERPFTCSECGKGFIDSSTLLTHQRVHTGERPFTCSVCGKGFTRSSILKTHQRIHQXLQGLDSAIIAAVNHIQN from the exons ATGGGGAAACTGTGGAAATGCCGtgactgtgagaagggattcagatccccatcagagttagagattcatcgacgcagccacactggggagaggccattcacctgctccgagtgtgggaagagctTCACTAATTCATCCAACTTATTGaaacacaaacgagttcacaccagtgagagaccgttcacctgttctgactgtgggaagggattcaaatctCGATCAGAGCTAgagattcatcaacgcagtcatactggagagaggccatttacctgctccgagtgtggtaaGGGATTCGCTCATTCATCCAATCTCCTGACGCacaagcgtgttcacactggggagaagccattctcctgctctgtgtgtgggaagggattcagcgattcatccaccctgcggaaacaccaccgagttcacactggggagaggccattcacctgctctgaatgtgggaagggattcactcgatcatccaaCCTGGTGgctcaccagcaagttcacaatggGGAGAGTCTGTTCacttgctcagagtgtgggaagggatttagtaaTTCATTCAActtgctgatacaccagcgagttcacactggggagaggccgtttacttGCACCGTCTGTGGGAAGAAATTCACTCATTCTTCCTCTGTACGgacgcatcagcgagttcacactggggagaggccattcacttgcactCTGTGTGGGAAAcgattcactcagtcagccagcctgctggcacaccatgtcactcacaccaatgagagacctttcaaatgctcgAACTGCGAGAGTTGCTTCAAAATAGCTGCTGATCTGAgggtccaccagcgcattcacaccgaggagagaccattcagctgctctcactgcataaAAACATTTAGAACGTCATCCAGTCTTCGAaaacaccaacgaattcacaccggggagaggccgtacaactgctctctgtgtgggaaaagATTTAATGATTCATCCGCCCTGTtgactcaccagcgagttcacaccggggagaggccattcacctgctctcagtgtgggaagggattcactcgatcatcccacctgctgacacaccagcagattcacactggggagaggctgttcacctgctctcagtgtgggaagggattcagtaattcatTCAACTTGCgaacacaccagcgagtccacactgggcagagaccattcacctgctctgtgtgtgagaagggattcattcagtcatctcacctgaagacacatcagcgagttcacaa gcacactggggagaaaccatttacctgctccgagtgtggaaggggatttactaattcatctgacctgctgacacaccagcgagttcacacaggagagaggccattcacctgctctgagtgtgggaagggattctgtcgtTCCTCCACCCTGCtggaacatcagcgagttcacaccggggagaagccattcacctgctctgagtgtgggaagggattctctcggtcTTCCCATCTCCTggtacacaagcgagttcacaccggggaaaggccgttcacctgctttgaatgtgagaagggattcattaattcatccaaacTGCGgatacaccagagagttcacactggagagtggccgttcacctgctttgaGTGTGAGAAGCGATTCACTGATTTATCAaatctgcggacacaccagcgagttcacactggggagaggccattcaaatgctcagagtgtgagaagagattccgtcattcatccagcctgcggatacaccagcgagttcacacaggggaaaaGATGTTCGTCTGTTCGGATTGTGGGAAGGAATTTTATCGCTCTGCctccctgcggatacaccagcgaattcacactggggtgaggccattcacctgctctcagtgttggAGGGGCTTCAGTCGGTCAGCCCACCTGCAGACCCACCAgctcgttcacactggggagagaccattcccctgctccgagtgtgggaagggattcactcggttatccatcctgaagacacaccagcggattcacaccggtgaaaggccattcacctgctctgagtgtgggaagggattcattgattcatccaccctgctgacacaccagcgagttcacactggggagagaccattcacctgctctgtgtgtgggaagggattcactcggtcatccatcctgaagacacatcagcgaattcaccagtaattgcaggggttggattctgctattattgctgctgttaatcacatccagaactga
- the LOC140419148 gene encoding uncharacterized protein, giving the protein MEKPWKCGKCGKGFHLPSGLEAHLHIHTGERPFTCSKCGKGFTQSSHLQTHKRVHTGERPFTCSECGKGFAQSSNLVTHQKVHTGARPFICSMCGKGYIDSSALLVHQRVHTGERPFTCSKCGKGFNQSSSLKTHQRLHTSEKPFTCSTCEKRFSDSSSLLTHRRIYTGERPFTCSDCGKKFTTSSNLQRHRRIQTGERPFTYWQCGKGFTQLSSLLKHQHVHSGERPFTCSDCEKGFIDSSHLLRHQHVHK; this is encoded by the coding sequence atggagaaaccgtggaaatgtgggaaatgtgggaagggattccattTACCATCTGGGCTGGAAGCTCATTTacatattcacactggggagaggcctttcacctgctctaagtgtgggaagggattcactcagtcatcccatctgcaaacacacaaacgagttcacactggggagagaccattcacctgctctgagtgtggaaagggatttgctcagtcatccaacctggtaACCCACCAgaaagttcacactggggcgaggccattcatctgctccatgtgtgggaagggatacatTGATTCATCTGCCTTGctggtacaccagcgagttcacactggggagaggccatttacctgctctaagtgtggcaagggattcaatCAGTCATCCAGCCTTAAGACGCACCAGCGTCTTCACACCAGTGAGAAGCCATTCACATGCTCcacgtgtgagaagagattcagtgattcatccagtcTGCTGACTCACCGGCGCAtttacactggggagaggccattcacctgctccgactgtgggaaaaaATTTACtacttcatccaacctgcagagacaccggcGCATTcagactggggagaggccgttcacctactggcagtgtgggaaaggattcactcagttatccagcctcctgaaacaccagcatgttcacagtggggagaggccattcacctgctccgactgtgagaaaggatttattgattcatcccacctgctgagacaccagcatgttcacaaatga